The genome window TTCGGCCTCGTGGATTTTGTAGGCGGTGTTCACGGTTACAAGAACGGCGCCGATCCTGGTCGCGGCCCAGAAGGTGATATACCAGGCGGGCACATTGGTTGCCCAGATAGCCACTTTGGAGCCTGCCCTGACGCCCATGGATATAAGCGCTCGCGCGAAACGGTCCACATCATCACGGAATTCCGAATAGGTCCGGGTATAATCAAGTGTCGTGTATTTGAACGCATACTGGTCAGGGAATTCTTCCACCAGCTGGTCCAGCACACGGCCGAATGTCAGGTCGATCAGCTCGTCTTTTTTCCAGATATATTTTCCTGTACCGTCTTCATTGAAATACAGGCCTTTTTTCTTGCCACGCGGGTTTTCAAAACGGTTCATATAGTTCAGGAAATGGGGGAAAATAATATCGCGGTCGGGTATATCCTCAATCCATTCCGTTTTCCATTCAAGGGAGATGAAACCGTCATAGTCAATGGAAGAAAGGGCGTTCATCATATCACGGATCGGCAGGGTGCCTTCGCCGATGAGGTTGTAGGAGCCGTCATCGTCGGAATCACGTAAATGAACATGTTTCACATACCCGCCCAGGTTCCGGATTGTGGTATCCGGAATTTCCCTGAAATCCCGGTAGGGATGATGCATATCCCACAGGGCGGCGAGTTCGTCGCAGGCGTAGCTGTCCATCAGCGCGCGCAGACGGGATGTATCAGCATAAATGCCGACGGTCTTGATCAGCAGGCAGACGTTTTCTTCCTGCGCGAGGGGAAGCAGGGCTTCAATATTCTGCCTGATCTGTTCCTCATTGTCCCTCAGGGCACAGAACGCGACATACCGTGTTTTCAGGGAGGAAGCGGTTTTGATCAGATACTGCGCCTTTTCAGGCGAATCAAAGGGCAGGGAAAGATCAATGGACGAATCCAGGCAGGGAAGGACAAGCCTGTTTTTCTTCAGTTCACGAACCGTTTCATTCAGGCTGTAGCTGTGGAAAGCTCCTCCGCGGCCTGAAAGGGAAGGAAACTCCTGGATATTATAGGGTTCGATTCCCTGGAACCCCATTTCAGAAGCGTCCCGGACCTGTTCATCCCAGGAAAGGGAATTCCATCCCCTGGTGGAAAAGGAAAGATTCATGCTTCTTCCTCCTCATAGACGATCTTGTTGACGGCGTTGATGTAAGCCATAATGCCTGCACCGACGATATCAGTTGATATACCTCGGCCGGAATACAGTTTTCCTTCCCAGCGGAGACGGACAACTGTTTCACCCATGGCTTCCCGTCCTTCTGTAACGGACTGGATCTGGAAGTCATCCAGCTCGAAGTGCCTGCCGGTTGCCTGTTCAACGGAATTGAACGCTGCGTCAATAACACCGTCTCCGGAAGCGGTTCCTTCAATTTCCTGATTATGGAACATCAGCTTCATATGCGCGACGGCGCCGATCTGGTTGCCTGTGCTGATCATGTAATGAATATCATGATAGGCGGGAGGAACCTGCATCGCTTCAGCAGCTATGATCGCATCCAGTTCCTTCAGGGTAATATGTTCCTTTTTTTCTACTGTCTGGCAGAAGCTTTTCCATATCTTCTGCTGATCGTCAGCGTTCAGATCATAACCGAGTTTTTCGGCAGCCCGTATCACGGTTTCCATACTGTCGTGGATGCTCAGAAGATAATCCGCGTCAGATTCCTCATCACTGAAGCCGGAACCGATCTCGGATTTCCGTCCGGAGGCCTGGCAGATTGTATTCACCTGTCCGGTGATCTTCCGGATTTTTTCGACACCGATGTCTGTGCAGACACCCATGGTGCCGCCCTTGGCGTTCAGGATGCGAACAATATTCGGCAGCGATATCGCGGTAGCGCTGCAGGCAGTGGCTTTGATCTCCCTTACTCCGCAGCGGATGGCGGACACAGCGTTGGCGTCCGCCATGTTCAGTTCACCGGAGCAATAAAACCCGAGGGTTGTTTTGCTCAGATCCGGAATCTCTTTTTTCAGTGATTCAAGCCAGGCGGATATTTCCTCCGGCATCATGGCACCGGCAGTGTCACACAGCGTAACAACAGAAGCGCCGGCACCGATGGCAGCGGTGATCACCTTCACAAGGAAAGAGCAGTCGCTTCTGGTTGCGTCCTGCGCGATAAACTCCACGTTTTCTGTCAGCTCACGGCAGCACCGGACCATTTCCTCCACTTTCCGGCAGGCAGCATCCGCTTTCATATGGAGGATATATTCCATCTGAACGGAACTGACAGGAGCAGCGACCTGCAGCCTGGGATTGACGGCTTCCTTCATGGCTTCCCAGGTGATCTGGACAGATTCCTTATCCATCAGGTCCACAGGAACCGAAACAGCTGCATTTTTCACGGCTGAACAGATGGATTTCACAAGAAGCCTGTCTATTTTCTTCTGCCTGATCGGGCAGAGATCTATGGAAGAAACACCGAGCTTATCGATCAGGCGGCATAATTCTATTTTTTCCCTGAAACTGAGTTCACACTGGTTTTCAGACTGGGGCAGCGTACAGTCACTGACATGGACAAGTTCGTTTTTACTCATGGAACAATCCTCCCTTGGACAATTGAAACTAAAAAGCCCTGAAGCATATGCTTCAGGGACGAAAAACAATTTCTCCGCGGTACCACCCATATTACTCCTGCAACAGGAGTCTCTCTTGAACTCTGACAAGTTCTCAGCCTGTTACGGGGCGCCCGGGTTTCCTTAATAACCTGACGGTGTTCACGAAACCAACTCCGGAAGCAGTCTCCCTACGCTCGGCACCGTCTCGCAGCATCCGACGGCTCTCTGCAGCGTCTGCGGTAAGGATTACCATCCATCATCGTCTTTCATCAATATGAAATTACATGGATACTAACATAATTCAAAAAAGGTGTCAATAAAGAAACCGTCAGCATTTCAGGCACTTTTTTGTCTTTTCTTTGTATATGATCAGGGGATACGGAAATGCGGCATCAATCCACGAAAAAACGCGGAATATCCGCATCCCGCAGGAAGGTGATTTTGTTTGACAAACAGTATTATTTCATTATCATTATATTATAGAAAGAATCTGAAGAAGGGGAGTCACAGATTTGCCTGAAGCAACAGAACTCGAACTTACAGCTGAGTCCATGGATGCCTATGTTTCACTTTTCGGAATGAATGACCGCAACATCGCGCTGATCGAACAGGAATGCAACGTCAGCATCGCGCTGCGCCGCAATCATCTTGTGATTACCGGTGAGGAAAAAGACAGGGAGCTTGTGGGACAGGTTATTACGCTTCTCCTTGAAATGATCCACAGGAATGAAAACGTTGACCGGATCAGGATCCGTTATACCATCGCCATGGTGCGCGAAGGAAAAGTATCTCAGATCGAGGAAAACCTGAAAAGGGTTATTGCCGTAACACACCGCGGCAAAGAGATCACCTGCAAAACAGTCGGTCAGAAACTCTATGTGGATACCATCCGGAACCATGTACTCACTTTTGCGGTCGGTCCTGCCGGAACAGGCAAAACCTACCTGGCCATGGCCCTGGCTGTGATGGCTCTGAAAAACAAGGAAGTTGAAAGAATCATCCTCACAAGGCCGGCTGTTGAGGCTGGGGAAAAACTTGGTTTCCTGCCCGGAGACCTGACCCAGAAGGTGGATCCTTATCTTCGTCCCCTTTATGATGCCATGTATGATTTCATGGGTTCAGATTCCTATAACAAGCTCATTGAACGCGGTATCGTTGAAGTGGCCCCGCTGGCTTATATGCGCGGACGCACCTTGTCAGATGCCTTTATTATCCTGGATGAGGCGCAGAATACCACATCAGAGCAGATGAAAATGTTCCTGACACGCATGGGATTCCGTTCCAGGGTTGTTGTTACAGGCGATATTACCCAGACAGATCTTCCCGCAGGCAAGAAATCCGGCCTGGCGGAAGCTGTGAACCTTCTGCGGAATATCCCGGAAATCGGTATTGTGGAGCTGTCCGGCAAGGATATTGTCCGGCACGAACTGGTACAGCAGATCGTTGAAGCATACGAAAAAACACGTGTTTCGGATCAGGTATCCGGAAAGGACGAACAATGACAGAGAACAAAGCTGAAAAAGGAAGGAATTTCAGGGATTCTTTCCGGAAATGGCTGCACTCTTCACAAAGCACATGTCTCCTGATGATCCTGGCCGCTTTTCTGATTATCCTCGGCCTGCTGTTATGTGTGTGTACTCCGCGTAAATACGACCTTCGTGTCAATTCAATCTCCCATGTCACGATTGACGCCACGAAGGATGTCATCGATAAGGTCACAACAGAGCAGCTGCAGAACGCAGCCGCGGAACAGGTTACGCCGAATTATCATTATAAACAGGGAGTTAAGGAAGAAGTACTTACATCCCTTGCCGACGCTTTCCAGGAGCTTCGTTCCATCCAGCAATACGGACTGACGCTGAGAACGGACGAAAACGGTCAGCTGATTGCGGACCGTCCGTTTTCCGAAGAGGAGATCGAGTATGCTTTCTCCATGGTGGACATTCTTGAACTGAACCGTGCCCAGATGGAAATCATCCTCAGGTCTGATACAAATGAATTTGAAAAAATGGTCAGTACCGTCACGAAAGCTGTGGAAAATTCCCTGAACTCGTCCACAATCCGTGAGGGACAGGTGAGCCAGGCGATCAACCTCATTCAGCAGAACGTCGGATATTCGCTGGACATTTCGTTCACCCAGATCATCGTACCGACTGTCCTGCGGACCTGTATCAAGCCGAATATGATCATAGATCCGGCAGAAACAGAAGAGGCCCGCCAGAAAGCCAGGGACGCGGTTGAACCGATCGTTTACCTGCAGGGGCAGAACATTATCCGTGAAGGAGACCGTATCACCCTCAGCCAGGTCGAAATGATCAGAAGCCTGGGCATGCTGAATGAAAATGACTATGATTACTCCGTCTATTACGGAGCATCCATTATTGTGCTTGTTTCCATGGTGATCCTTCTGATGATGCTCCGGCTGCTGCTGAAGGACGTACTGACGGATATCCGGAAACTGGCGGTTATCCTGATCATCCTTGTTCTTTGCGTCGGATCAGCCGTCCTGGCCACGCTGCTTCCCAGCATCTATATTATTCCGATATCCCTTGGTGCGATCCTCGGAACGGTTCTCATCGGTTACAGGGCAGGACTTGTCCTGACGGTTCCGCTAACGCTGCTTTTTGCCGCCATTACTTCCTGCAGCAGCACTACATCATTCTACGATGTTGTGCTTATCACAGCCAACACGCTGTCCTGCGGTGTGGCGACAGTCTGGTTCCTGAAGGGCAGGCCCCAGCGTATACGCGTATTGCTGTCAGGACTGATCGCCGCGGTTTTCAATGTTGTGATGATCGCCGGCATCAAACTGCTCACCTCCGCGGAAACGCTGAATATGGTTCAGACCGGAGTCTGGACCATAGCGGGCAGTCTGCTGAGCGGCACCATCGCCGTGGCTCTGCAGCCTGCCTTTGAGGCGGTATTCCACCTGGCTACGCCCAGCAGGCTCCTGGAAATTGCCAATCCAAATCATCCTCTTATGAAACGGCTGATGATCGAGGCGCCCGGAACCTATCACCATTCCATCATCGTCGCGAACCTGGCGGAAGCAGCCGCGGATAAGATCGGCGCCAACGCTTACCTGGCCCGTGCCGGCGCGTATTATCACGATATCGGAAAACTGAAACGGCCGGGTTATTTCAGCGAAAACCAACACGGGACCAATCCGCACGAAAAAACAGATCCTTATATTTCCGCCGCTATCCTGACCTCCCATACAAAGGACGGCGCGCTGATGGCCCAGAAGGCACACCTGCCTCCTGAAATCCAGGATATTATCCTGCAGCATCATGGCGTGACTCCTGTGATGTTCTTCTATCATAAGGCGCTTCAGCTGTCTGACGGCAAACATGTGGATATTAATGATTTCCGTTATTCTGGTCCCAAACCCAGGACCCGTGAAGCTTCCATTGTGATGATGGCGGACAGTATTGAGGCCGCGGTCCGTTCCATGAAGGATCCTACACCTAAAGCCATTGACCAGTATATTGAACGCCTCATCCGCGGAAAACTGGAAGACGGACAGCTCAGTGAATGCCCGCTTTCACTGCATGACATTGATGAGATCTGCAGTGCTTTCTCCGGCATCCTTAAAGGCGTTTATCATGAAAGAATAGAGTATCCCAAAGTGGAGAAATACGCTGTTCAGCCCGGAACAAAAACGAGCCAGACTGTTTCAGAAGATGAATCCGTAAAGAACACGGAAAAGTCTTCGGATTCTGATCAGGCCAATGAGAACAGAAACGCGGCGGAAAAGAAAGTGAATGCCGCGGAAAAGCCTGATGAACAGAATAATGCCGTTCAGGAGACCGGCAGGGAGGCAGAAAGTGCTGATTGATTGGGATATAAGATATCAGACTGATGATGATATCCTGGAGAAAATGCAGGCCGCGGCGGATCTTTGCCTGAAATGTGAAAACGTTTCTGCGCATTGTGCTATTTCCGTATGCATGTGCGATGATGAAACCATTCAGGAAATCAATAGACAATACAGGGGGATCGACCGCTCCACGGACGTATTATCGTTTCCTTCAGTGCGTTATCCGGAAGGGAAAACAGCAGGCAGCTGTCCTGCTCTTCTCAGGCAGGAATATGATGATGAATACGGATCGGTTTTCCTGGGGGATTTGTTTATCTCAGTTCCCCATATGGCAGCTCAGGCCAGGGAATACGGCCATTCTGAAATGAGGGAGGCGGTATACCTCCTGGTTCACGGGATCTGTCATCTGATGGGATATGATCATATAGAAGACGATGATAAGAAAAGGATGAGAGCAATGGAGAAAAAGATTCTTTCAGCCGCTTCCGTAACACGGGACACAGATCCGGAAAAAGACGAACAGCTGCTGGAAACGGCACGGGAAGCCATGAAAAAAAGTTATTCGCCTTATTCATCCTATCCAGTTGGCGCGGCACTGCATTCCACTGACGGAAGGATCTTTACAGGATGCAATATTGAAAACGCTTCCTTCGGATTAACAAACTGCGCGGAACGTACAGCACTGTTCAAGGCGGTCAGCGAAGGCGCGCTTTCCTTTGATACCATCGCTATCGCCGCCACGACAAAAGCCTGGCCCTGCGGCGCATGCAGGCAGGTACTGAACGAATTCGCGCCGGATATCAGGATCCTTGTCACATGGCCGGGCCATGTTGAGGAGAAAAAACTTACAGAGCTGCTGCCTGAAGGTTTCGGGCCGCACAGCATGGATCAGTAAACAGGAGATCATTATGAAACAGCAGGAACAGAAGCACTATTCCGGATTTGTTACCATTATCGGAAGGCCCAATGTCGGGAAGTCCTCCCTGATGAACCGGATGATCGGTGAAAAGATTGCCATTGTATCCAGCCGACCGCAGACGACGCGCAGCCGGATCATGGGCGTACTGTCACAGGCGGATTACCAGATCGTTTTCCTGGATACACCCGGTATCCATGATCCGCGTACCCG of Aristaeella lactis contains these proteins:
- a CDS encoding alpha-isopropylmalate synthase regulatory domain-containing protein, producing the protein MSKNELVHVSDCTLPQSENQCELSFREKIELCRLIDKLGVSSIDLCPIRQKKIDRLLVKSICSAVKNAAVSVPVDLMDKESVQITWEAMKEAVNPRLQVAAPVSSVQMEYILHMKADAACRKVEEMVRCCRELTENVEFIAQDATRSDCSFLVKVITAAIGAGASVVTLCDTAGAMMPEEISAWLESLKKEIPDLSKTTLGFYCSGELNMADANAVSAIRCGVREIKATACSATAISLPNIVRILNAKGGTMGVCTDIGVEKIRKITGQVNTICQASGRKSEIGSGFSDEESDADYLLSIHDSMETVIRAAEKLGYDLNADDQQKIWKSFCQTVEKKEHITLKELDAIIAAEAMQVPPAYHDIHYMISTGNQIGAVAHMKLMFHNQEIEGTASGDGVIDAAFNSVEQATGRHFELDDFQIQSVTEGREAMGETVVRLRWEGKLYSGRGISTDIVGAGIMAYINAVNKIVYEEEEA
- a CDS encoding PhoH family protein, whose amino-acid sequence is MPEATELELTAESMDAYVSLFGMNDRNIALIEQECNVSIALRRNHLVITGEEKDRELVGQVITLLLEMIHRNENVDRIRIRYTIAMVREGKVSQIEENLKRVIAVTHRGKEITCKTVGQKLYVDTIRNHVLTFAVGPAGTGKTYLAMALAVMALKNKEVERIILTRPAVEAGEKLGFLPGDLTQKVDPYLRPLYDAMYDFMGSDSYNKLIERGIVEVAPLAYMRGRTLSDAFIILDEAQNTTSEQMKMFLTRMGFRSRVVVTGDITQTDLPAGKKSGLAEAVNLLRNIPEIGIVELSGKDIVRHELVQQIVEAYEKTRVSDQVSGKDEQ
- a CDS encoding HD family phosphohydrolase, which gives rise to MTENKAEKGRNFRDSFRKWLHSSQSTCLLMILAAFLIILGLLLCVCTPRKYDLRVNSISHVTIDATKDVIDKVTTEQLQNAAAEQVTPNYHYKQGVKEEVLTSLADAFQELRSIQQYGLTLRTDENGQLIADRPFSEEEIEYAFSMVDILELNRAQMEIILRSDTNEFEKMVSTVTKAVENSLNSSTIREGQVSQAINLIQQNVGYSLDISFTQIIVPTVLRTCIKPNMIIDPAETEEARQKARDAVEPIVYLQGQNIIREGDRITLSQVEMIRSLGMLNENDYDYSVYYGASIIVLVSMVILLMMLRLLLKDVLTDIRKLAVILIILVLCVGSAVLATLLPSIYIIPISLGAILGTVLIGYRAGLVLTVPLTLLFAAITSCSSTTSFYDVVLITANTLSCGVATVWFLKGRPQRIRVLLSGLIAAVFNVVMIAGIKLLTSAETLNMVQTGVWTIAGSLLSGTIAVALQPAFEAVFHLATPSRLLEIANPNHPLMKRLMIEAPGTYHHSIIVANLAEAAADKIGANAYLARAGAYYHDIGKLKRPGYFSENQHGTNPHEKTDPYISAAILTSHTKDGALMAQKAHLPPEIQDIILQHHGVTPVMFFYHKALQLSDGKHVDINDFRYSGPKPRTREASIVMMADSIEAAVRSMKDPTPKAIDQYIERLIRGKLEDGQLSECPLSLHDIDEICSAFSGILKGVYHERIEYPKVEKYAVQPGTKTSQTVSEDESVKNTEKSSDSDQANENRNAAEKKVNAAEKPDEQNNAVQETGREAESAD
- the ybeY gene encoding rRNA maturation RNase YbeY; translation: MLIDWDIRYQTDDDILEKMQAAADLCLKCENVSAHCAISVCMCDDETIQEINRQYRGIDRSTDVLSFPSVRYPEGKTAGSCPALLRQEYDDEYGSVFLGDLFISVPHMAAQAREYGHSEMREAVYLLVHGICHLMGYDHIEDDDKKRMRAMEKKILSAASVTRDTDPEKDEQLLETAREAMKKSYSPYSSYPVGAALHSTDGRIFTGCNIENASFGLTNCAERTALFKAVSEGALSFDTIAIAATTKAWPCGACRQVLNEFAPDIRILVTWPGHVEEKKLTELLPEGFGPHSMDQ